The stretch of DNA actaaagAAACCTAATAATATATtctatattgatttttaaaaatccgcgaattctttagagcaagaaaatatatttttgtggatCATACATCTGTAATATTTGAAGACCACGAGAATTTGCATGGGCGGAAGAAGTGGAAACAAATGTCGATATATACACAAATAACCATCAGGTTActtgtgcagggctctagttctAAACTTAAAGAAAACACCAAACACCGTTTAGGGTTTCCCCCGTCGTCTTTATTAACTTTTCTTCATAGACATGTATAAGGTTATTTTCGTTCTCCGTCACTTTAAACTCAGCAACTTCAAACAACTGTAGACATCTAGGGGAGCAATGCAGGCGGCGAAAGTCTCTGACTTGTCAATGGAAGAAGCTACGGGTTATTTGACTCTGTCACAAGTCCATTGGGGTCTTTATTAACTACCTCTTATGACTACATAGTTCCGAGAACTAATTTTCGCTTTggaagcgcaaaaaaaaacaacaatgaaTAACATCTAGATGGTCTAAAAATCTAATTCGAGCAACGCTCGGCATTTAAACACGCTTCGAGAAGAAATACGATGTGAGattctcctccagctgctggGGATCGGTGACGGGCATGCGGCAAGCTCGTTCGTGGCAAATGTAAACCGTAGTCTTGCCGCTGACCATCTTAAACTTGGTTTGCAACCGTTTGTCAGGGGCCTCTTCTGGTTTCGAAGGATCCACATGCACGATGATCATGCTGGGGATGTAGAACTTGCGGCATATCTCCACGAACCGCTGGGTGTCTGGGGAATCCGGACCCACCACTGCCACCAAATCCAGGCCGTTCTCATGCATCAGCCGAGCGGACAACATCTCTGGGAGGGCATGTCCGAAGGGCGATACATCGGTGAAGAAGTTCAACAGTTTTCCGGCCCTCTGGAGATAGGCATTCTCGTCGTAATAGTGGCCCAACAGGACGAGATTGCGGGCGGATACACTGTTGCCACAGGGCTCGGCCCCATCGTggtctttaaaaaaacaaaccaatcAGTTATTTGTGACTAAATAGGTGAAAGTCAATCAAATTTACCTTCCTTTAGCCGCACAATAACATTGGGTGAATCCTGCTGCGAGAAGAAGTAAGCTCCATTTTGGTCGTCCCAGAAAAGCTTGTCCTGCGTGTCCTGCAAGGACCTGGCCCAATGCAAGACGTCCACGTCCAGTGTAGCCTTGTAATAATCCAGCAAGCCCTTGATGAGGAACGCATAGTCATCCAGAAAGCCATCGATTTGGACTCTATAAGggcaataataattattattattatctaaactaatataaaattcgagctctaaaaaacggtcagtagcaaatttcatccaagaacggattgacataaaaatctaaaaaaatcacattaattactaaaataattaggagccgcgtgtgaggtacaaattattataattatatatctaaactaatataaaatatctaaaaaacggtcagtagcaaattccacccagaacggactgacaaaaaaatctaaaaaaaatcacattaattactaaaataattaggagctgCGTGTGAGGttcaaattattataattatatattattttatataaaactcacTCATTGTTCTCCAGAGTTTCATCACCCACAGCCACACCATAGCAGGCCCGAATGAGCAGCTTTCGTTCCGGATCGTACATCTCCTGGCGCAGAAATTCGAGCAGTTCCTTGGCCGTCTGCATGTACTGCTCCCGATGGGCCGAGTAGCAGTTGCCCAGCTTGCAGAGTCCCGACAGCACCAGGCCATTCCAGGCGCATATGATCTTGGTGTCCAGGTGCGGACGCGGTCGCTGATCGCGCAGAACGTGCAGAATATCATTGGCGGTGGTAAGGAGCTTCCTAAATTGATCCGCCTCCAGGTTGAAGTTGGCACAGGTCTGCTCCTCCGATCCCCGAACGATGAGGATGTTCTTGTGGGTCAGGTGACCATGCGGATCGCTGTAGGCTGGGATATTTCCGCGTGGCTTTAAATCGTAGTGGAAAGCATAAATCTCAAAGGCCCGTTCGGGCGTAATCTCGTCAAATCGCTCTGCCTTCTCCTTGAAGGCAGCCTCAATCTCATCCCAGGTCCAGGCGTAAAAAGCTCCCTCCACCTTCACCTTAGCTTCGTGGCTGGGCAACGAATCGGCATCCTCGCCGGCATAGAAGCCGCCCAACGGATGCCTGAGGTCCTTAACCAAATACCTGTAGATCTTGTCGCCGTAGTCCAAAAATGCTTCGTTCCTGGTCACTTTGTAGGCATGGGAAAACGCCACCATAAGTTGTCCCTGGTCATAGAGCATCTTCTCAAAGTGAACGTTGTGCCAATCGTGAGTGGTAGCATACCGAGCAAAGCCTCCGAAAATATGATCATTGATGCCACCCCTGCCAATGTGATCCAACGTGTCAATCACCATGTCCAGCACATCCAGATCCTTGGTGATGAGATAGCCGTGGAAAAGAAAGTTCAGACGCGGCACCTCCGGAAAC from Drosophila takahashii strain IR98-3 E-12201 chromosome 2R, DtakHiC1v2, whole genome shotgun sequence encodes:
- the LOC108058040 gene encoding spermatogenesis-associated protein 20, whose protein sequence is MFRVRPLLPWIRSSLQTTLKLQTDTSQPESVRRSLRLPHIGCPSRTVSVSNQQQCFRGMATGGEASKEETAKVEEAPKEEVPKQGNRLVASKSPYLLQHAYNPVDWYPWGEEAFEKARSENKLIFLSVGYSTCHWCHVMEHESFENAETAAIMNQNFVNIKVDREERPDIDKVYMQFLLMTKGSGGWPMSVWLTPELAPIVAGTYFPPKSRYGMPSFSAVLNSIAKKWETDKESLVAAGATLIDALQKSQEYAAVAEAGAGSAMDKLAEAISVHKQRFDQSHGGFGGEPKFPEVPRLNFLFHGYLITKDLDVLDMVIDTLDHIGRGGINDHIFGGFARYATTHDWHNVHFEKMLYDQGQLMVAFSHAYKVTRNEAFLDYGDKIYRYLVKDLRHPLGGFYAGEDADSLPSHEAKVKVEGAFYAWTWDEIEAAFKEKAERFDEITPERAFEIYAFHYDLKPRGNIPAYSDPHGHLTHKNILIVRGSEEQTCANFNLEADQFRKLLTTANDILHVLRDQRPRPHLDTKIICAWNGLVLSGLCKLGNCYSAHREQYMQTAKELLEFLRQEMYDPERKLLIRACYGVAVGDETLENNEVQIDGFLDDYAFLIKGLLDYYKATLDVDVLHWARSLQDTQDKLFWDDQNGAYFFSQQDSPNVIVRLKEDHDGAEPCGNSVSARNLVLLGHYYDENAYLQRAGKLLNFFTDVSPFGHALPEMLSARLMHENGLDLVAVVGPDSPDTQRFVEICRKFYIPSMIIVHVDPSKPEEAPDKRLQTKFKMVSGKTTVYICHERACRMPVTDPQQLEENLTSYFFSKRV